The Prochlorococcus marinus CUG1416 genome has a segment encoding these proteins:
- the rfbG gene encoding CDP-glucose 4,6-dehydratase, translating into MVDFWKNKKVLVTGDTGFKGSWLTCLLLNQKSKVHGISLKPDSTNILYNSLVTDTDFKKFFDENLYTHENIDIRQKDELKESILDFNPEFIFHLAAQPLVRESYVNPKSTWDTNVMGTINLLEILRLMKKCSVIIVTTDKVYENHTWPYSYRENDELGGYDPYSSSKASVELAVKSWRKSFFKDNIKISTVRAGNVIGGGDWSADRIVPDTIKALINKTSLKLRYPDAVRPWQHVLDPLLGYLKLAEKQINVQKSFEYNFGPNSMDVVSVQKLVNMISSYWGEELTIEKLEHQSVESTYLTLSIEKALKELNWYPRWDLKKTIFYTVKWYQNVHNGNSPYKCILENIRSFNSR; encoded by the coding sequence GTGGTTGATTTCTGGAAAAATAAAAAAGTTTTAGTAACAGGTGATACTGGCTTTAAAGGTTCTTGGTTGACTTGTCTACTTCTAAATCAAAAGAGCAAAGTGCATGGTATTTCCTTAAAGCCTGATTCAACAAATATTCTTTATAATTCGCTAGTAACAGATACTGACTTTAAAAAGTTTTTTGATGAGAATTTATATACACATGAAAATATAGATATAAGGCAAAAAGATGAGTTAAAAGAATCAATTCTAGATTTCAACCCGGAATTTATTTTTCATCTAGCTGCTCAACCTCTAGTGAGAGAGAGTTATGTTAATCCTAAATCAACTTGGGATACTAATGTAATGGGGACAATAAATTTACTCGAAATACTTAGATTAATGAAAAAATGTTCAGTCATAATTGTCACAACAGATAAAGTTTACGAAAATCATACATGGCCATATAGTTATAGGGAAAATGATGAGTTAGGTGGCTATGATCCATATAGTTCGAGTAAAGCATCGGTAGAATTAGCAGTGAAATCATGGAGAAAATCATTTTTTAAAGATAATATAAAAATTTCAACAGTTAGGGCTGGGAATGTAATCGGTGGAGGCGACTGGTCCGCAGATAGAATTGTGCCAGATACTATTAAAGCTCTTATAAATAAGACATCACTTAAACTACGTTATCCAGATGCTGTCAGGCCATGGCAACATGTTTTGGATCCTTTATTGGGATATTTGAAATTAGCTGAAAAACAAATAAATGTACAGAAAAGTTTTGAGTATAACTTTGGACCTAATTCTATGGATGTTGTATCAGTGCAAAAATTAGTAAATATGATCTCATCATATTGGGGAGAAGAATTAACAATAGAAAAATTAGAGCATCAATCTGTGGAATCTACATATTTAACACTTTCTATTGAAAAAGCACTTAAGGAACTAAATTGGTATCCAAGATGGGACTTAAAAAAAACTATTTTTTACACAGTTAAGTGGTACCAAAACGTACATAATGGTAATTCTCCCTATAAATGTA